The following are encoded in a window of Geitlerinema sp. PCC 9228 genomic DNA:
- a CDS encoding response regulator transcription factor produces MTAIGIQIVEGNPHLRSLLGWHLQQLGYVVYQSNSLRQGRQVFEQRQPTLVILDSDLPDGDGLEFCSWLQQQQRSLILMLSARNAETDVVAGLQAGADDYISKPFGMQEFMARVEALLRRYRVVRPPTSLELGDLQINPIQRRVYFQQQPIDLTPQEFSLLYVLASANGLPLSRTELLKKAWPEAIDNPRTIDTHILSLRKKMETDPRQPHLIQTVRNVGYRFNVEALENGQTHPPSQRPPTYTNNRKRKTNNRQSASAIPVATSKEA; encoded by the coding sequence GTGACGGCTATTGGTATTCAAATTGTCGAGGGCAACCCTCACTTGCGATCGCTTTTGGGATGGCACTTGCAGCAACTTGGCTACGTGGTTTATCAATCCAACTCCCTACGCCAAGGCCGGCAAGTCTTCGAGCAGCGCCAGCCTACTCTGGTGATTTTGGACTCGGACCTTCCCGATGGCGATGGGTTGGAATTTTGTAGTTGGTTGCAACAGCAGCAGCGATCGCTGATTTTAATGCTCTCAGCGCGCAATGCGGAAACAGATGTGGTCGCCGGACTGCAAGCGGGTGCCGACGATTACATTAGCAAACCCTTTGGCATGCAAGAGTTTATGGCGCGCGTGGAAGCTCTGTTGCGCCGCTACCGTGTGGTGCGCCCGCCCACTAGTTTGGAGCTGGGAGATTTGCAAATTAACCCCATCCAACGACGGGTTTACTTTCAGCAGCAGCCCATCGATCTCACCCCCCAAGAATTTAGCCTGCTCTACGTGCTGGCCTCAGCCAACGGACTGCCCCTCAGCCGGACGGAATTGTTAAAAAAAGCCTGGCCGGAAGCCATCGACAATCCCCGCACCATCGACACCCACATTCTATCCCTACGCAAAAAAATGGAAACTGACCCCCGCCAACCCCATCTCATCCAAACCGTACGTAACGTCGGCTATCGCTTTAACGTGGAAGCGTTGGAAAACGGACAAACCCATCCCCCTTCCCAACGACCCCCCACCTACACCAACAACCGCAAACGCAAAACCAACAACCGCCAGTCCGCCTCTGCTATCCCCGTTGCCACCTCTAAGGAAGCCTAA